In Styela clava chromosome 14, kaStyClav1.hap1.2, whole genome shotgun sequence, the following are encoded in one genomic region:
- the LOC120340707 gene encoding POU domain, class 4, transcription factor 3-like: MNCISCYNQSEYVIYIYIILFSENRFLRYLRYYISKASWDILLQDQATSKMFTNMLTHHHHHRPGSPMGGLSASSIAGSPPSTGSPPEQKYAPLHNAADAMRRHCMPSPVTYSGNLFAGFDETFLARAEALAAVDYPGKNQFKPESTVSGYYPMGAPPPHHMPPQAHHAGMGMGPGSVHPPPVYGAMPPPPGIHHPSPLHTMHQGPLTQGPLSITDSGADLMEQLSNPSHCSSFSTYQPPSFSASSGMMPTSESGLPGFNTQPPSSMAFHPGVAMATPASSASSDMHSQQHNGACSPPITHPSLPVGDYDTDPRELEAFAERFKQRRIKLGVTQCDVGQALAKLKLPGVGSLSQSTICRFESLTLSHNNMVALKPILMTWLEQAEAEYRRKMEESGLAEKKRKRTSIAAPEKRSLEAYFSLQPRPSSEKIAAIADKLDLKKNVVRVWFCNQRQKQKRMKFSAFNGENMM; encoded by the exons ATGAATTGCATTTCGTGTTATAATCAATCAGAatacgttatatatatatatattattttgttttcagaaaatCGTTTTCTTCGATATTTAAGATATTATATATCAAAAGCTTCTTGGGATATACTTCTTCAAGATCAAGCAACCAGCAAAATGTTCACAAACATGCTGACACACCATCATCATCATAGACCTGGGTCCCCAATGGGTGGTCTCTCAGCGTCTTCAATCGCTGGATCACCGCCAAGCACGGGATCTCCACCGGAGCAAAAATACGCGCCCCTTCACAATGCGGCCGATGCCATGAGACGTCACTGTATGCCTTCACCAGTAACATATTCC gGAAATTTATTTGCCGGGTTTGATGAAACATTCCTAGCTAGAGCTGAAGCACTGGCTGCTGTAGACTACCCCggaaaaaatcaattcaaacCAGAATCGACTGTGTCAGGTTATTACCCAATGGGCGCACCACCGCCACACCATATGCCACCACAAGCACACCACGCAGGAATGGGCATGGGACCTGGATCTGTACACCCGCCTCCAG TATATGGAGCTATGCCACCTCCACCCGGAATACACCACCCATCTCCGCTTCACACTATGCACCAAGGTCCACTCACACAAGGTCCTCTCAGCATCACAGATTCTGGCGCAGATTTGATGGAGCAACTGAGCAATCCATCTCATTG TTCTTCGTTTTCGACCTACCAACCACCTTCCTTCAGCGCGTCATCAGGAATGATGCCGACATCAGAAAGCGGGTTGCCAGGTTTTAACACACAACCACCGTCTTCAATGGCGTTTCATCCCGGTGTGGCCATGGCTACTCCTGCTTCATCAGCCTCTTCTGATATGCACTCCCAACAACATAACGGAG cTTGTTCCCCGCCTATCACACACCCATCGCTACCGGTAGGCGACTATGACACAGATCCTCGTGAACTTGAAGCTTTCGCTGAACG ATTCAAGCAAAGGAGAATCAAATTAGGAGTAACACAATGTGATGTTGGACAAGCACTCGCAAAATTGAAGTTACCTGGAGTTGGGTCATTAAGCCAAAGCACAATTTGTAG GTTTGAGTCATTAACCCTGAGTCATAACAACATGGTTGCGTTGAAGCCAATTTTAATGACTTGGCTTGAGCAAGCTGAAGCCGAATATCGCAGAAAAATGGAAGAATCGGGTTTAGCTGAAAAGAAACGCAAACGTACTTCAATTGCGGCCCCGGAAAAAAGATCACTTGAAgcatatttttctttgcag ccAAGACCGTCGTCAGAAAAAATTGCCGCAATCGCCGACAAAttggatttaaaaaagaatGTCGTCCGAGTTTGGTTTTGCAATCAGAGGCAAAAACAAAAGCGAATGAAGTTCTCTGCATTCAATGGG GAAAACATGATGTAA
- the LOC120340568 gene encoding homeodomain-interacting protein kinase 4-like, with translation MQSNYNIISHVGSGTFGKVFKCKHVSSGRLVAIKELVRDKFREQVLLNEVDILKKLTRNGIQENNFIMQTLDIIEEPSRTCLVFELLDKSLYQLMKERKFLPLPFYDIRIIAYQLFSALQRLFELSLLHTDIKPENIMLVDHRKWPFRVKIIDFGSASRLSTARIYNAPYIQSRFYRSPEILIGSSFSEAIDMWSVGCVLAEICIGHPLYPGTSEYDQIRYIEDMQGDFPCNILKNGRKTEKYFIRVHHPKCEKQFMCKPNTLRDESNYSTCNCPWRRKNIFEYKNETGKDPAETRKLKFSSLSHLAQWRRYHTNQTTPTYNDSIQHCDSLMFANLLEKILALDSSRRIKPCQALFHEFVTATHLSWYDTRAEYIKNTDESSLKAFGIPWIIRNYTPATSFYNPFWGMLGQSLQCNFWPGTQTKSHTSITNELTTAAMSGHENAHGPSGMQSYSMKINQTSGCPRVIGDSRYTAETNQVNTNAGGLGPDGTIAEQERTVMNHPDASSNTVYFPSSTIQHVNHPSDNVYNFYAPYNGFQAIRANPSGPPETYDSAILFSLPHNDEPNQICYGKTAATHKQAPIGTKKCRTIIKNSDERFPNQHTSSIAQQSRNIDFTLSSTVHDINEVFDQCRVPHPEGCYEDKQNERNVEAVTTPLSVACSQDVAAYLQLRKYPGTGH, from the exons ATGCAGAGCAATTACAATATAATATCCCATGTCGGATCCGGGACTTTTGGAAAG GTTTTCAAATGTAAACATGTCTCTAGTGGAAGACTCGTAGCAATAAAAGAACTTGTGAGAGACAAATTTCGTGAACAAGTACTTCTAAATGAAGTGGACATATTAAAAAAACTCACGAGAAATGGAATTCAAGAAAATAACTTTATCATGCAG ACCTTGGATATTATTGAAGAACCATCCAGAACTTGTCTCGTGTTTGAATTACTAGATAAAAGCTTGTATCAGTTGATGAAAGAAAGGAAATTTCTTCCATTACCATTTTACGACATCCGCATCATTGCTTATCAGCTCTTTAGTGCCCTACAGCG atTATTTGAATTGAGCTTGTTGCATACTGATATAAAGCCAGAGAACATAATGCTAGTTGATCATAGAAAGTGGCCGTTTAGAGTGAAGATAATTGACTTTGGATCTGCAAGTAGATTGAGCACGGCCAGGATTTATAATGCGCCATACATACAAAGTCGGTTCTACAG ATCACCTGAAATACTTATTGGAAGCAGTTTTTCCGAAGCAATTGATATGTGGTCTGTTGGTTGCGTGCTTGCTGAAATATGTATCGGCCACCCACTCTATCCAGGGACATCTGAATACGACCAG ATCCGTTATATTGAAGATATGCAAGGTGATTTTCCATGCAATATATTGAAAAACGGtcgaaaaacagaaaaatatttcatccgAGTACATCATCCAAAGTGTGAAAAGCAATTTATGTGCAAGCCAAATACACTCAGAG ACGAGTCCAACTACTCAACATGTAATTGTCCATGGAGACGCAAGAAcatatttgaatacaaaaatGAAACGGGAAAGGATCCAGCAGAGACAAGAAAACTCAAATTTTCCAGTCTTTCTCATCTCGCACAGTGGCGTCGATATCATACCAATCAAACTACTCCAACATACAACGATTCTATTCAACACTGTGACAGCCTGATGTTCGCCAATTTACTTGAG aaaataCTGGCACTCGATTCGTCCCGAAGGATAAAGCCTTGCCAAGCGCTCTTTCACGAATTTGTCACCGCTACACATTTATCCTGGTATGACACCAGAGcagaatatatcaaaaacacgGATGAATCATCTTTAAAAGCATTTGGAATTCCTTGGATAATCCGAAACTATACTCCCGCAACTTCATTTTACAATCCATTCTGGGGGATGCTCGGCCAATCTTTACAGTGTAATTTTTGGCCAGGCACACAAACTAAATCGCATACGTCGATTACCAACGAATTGACTACTGCGGCGATGAGTGGACATGAAAATGCCCACGGACCGTCGGGTATGCAAAGTTATTCGATGAAGATAAATCAAACTAGTGGATGCCCACGTGTTATTGGCGACAGCAGATACACAGCGGAGACAAACCAGGTTAACACGAACGCCGGTGGATTGGGACCTGACGGAACAATTGCAGAGCAGGAAAGGACTGTTATG AACCACCCAGATGCCTCAAGCAACACTGTATATTTTCCTTCGTCGACGATACAACATGTTAACCATCCATCTGATAACGTGTATAACTTCTATGCACCGTACAACGGCTTCCAGGCAATACGTGCGAATCCGTCGGGACCACCTGAAACATATGACAGTGCAATTTTGTTCTCATTGCCTCATAATGACGAACCCAATCAAATTTGTTACGGCAAGACAGCGGCAACTCATAAACAAGCTCCCATAGGAACAAAGAAATGCAGAACAATCATAAAGAACTCAGATGAGAGATTCCCAAATCAGCATACTTCTTCAATTGCTCAACAAAGCAGGAATATCGACTTTACTTTGAGCAGTACCGTTCATGATATCAACGAAGTTTTTGATCAATGTCGAGTTCCCCATCCAGAAGGATGTTATGAAGACAAGCAAAATGAAAGAAACGTGGAAGCCGTGACAACGCCATTATCTGTTGCGTGTTCACAAGACGTTGCAGCATACCTTCAGCTACGAAAATATCCCGGAACCGGTCATTGA
- the LOC120340570 gene encoding DNA-directed RNA polymerase II subunit RPB4-like has product MTSSSTKALSSVLEDKEEDASQLQFPPEFENAETLLNSEVHMLLEHRKQQNENVEEEQELSEVFMKTLNYTQRFSRFKNRETIASVRSLLLQKKLHKFELASLANLCPETAEEAKALIPSLEGRFEDEELLQVLNDIQLKRSFQA; this is encoded by the exons ATGACGTCCTCCTCCACAAAAGCTCTTAGTTCTGTGTTGGAAGACAAAGAAGAAGATGCATCGCAGCTACAATTTCCTCCTGAATTTGAGAATGCAGAAACTTTGCTCAACTCGGAAGTTCATATGTTACTTGAACATCGGAAACAGcaaaatgaaaatgttgaagaaGAACAAGAATTATCAGAG gTATTTATGAAAACACTGAACTACACACAGCGTTTCAGTCGATTTAAAAATCGTGAAACAATAGCAAGTGTTCGCAGCCTGTTACTTCAAAAGAAACTCCATAAATTCGAGCTTGCATCTCTCGCGAACTTATGTCCTGAAACTGCCGAAGAAGCTAAAGCACTTATCCCCAGTCTAGAAGGCCGATTTGAAGATGAGGAACTACTACAAGTTCTCAATGATATTCAATTAAAAAGAAGTTTCCAGGCTTGA
- the LOC120340571 gene encoding dehydrogenase/reductase SDR family member 13-like has translation MDGGLLVALSCLLIIITYAWMKFVKTGPVFKNDLEIDGKTVLITGGSYGIGKETALQLAKRKARVIIASRNEQRASEAIFDIKSQSGNDMVHYMKLDLSDFADVRRFVRNFIDTEPRLDILINNAGVAVPGMTNDGNDIILATNQLGPFLLTNLLIPLLKSSSDSQHVRIVNVSADLYTIGKIDFGNINLGLTKESPYQQIIQQYSNTKLMNVYFTTELNKRLRSEDPENSSISTYALHPGVIASELGTGAIHNTLMKVGHLILKACFMRPLFYGCQTILYCCLQKGLKEKSGGYFSNMRMRQLKAVATDSETGLKLWKVCEQMTGLTKEEDYFAKSD, from the coding sequence ATGGATGGTGGTCTATTGGTAGCGCTGAGTTGTTTACTCATTATCATAACTTATGCGTGGATGAAGTTTGTCAAAACAGGACCCGTATTCAAGAATGATTTGGAAATTGACGGAAAAACTGTCCTTATTACCGGTGGAAGTTATGGAATAGGAAAAGAGACAGCTCTACAACTTGCAAAACGCAAGGCACGGGTAATTATCGCCAGTAGAAATGAACAGCGTGCGTCAGAAGCTATTTTTGATATCAAGAGCCAGAGTGGAAACGATATGGTGCACTACATGAAGCTGGATTTATCAGATTTTGCGGATGTAAGAAGATTTGTGAGGAATTTCATTGATACAGAACCTAGGCTGGACATTTTAATAAACAATGCAGGTGTTGCTGTTCCTGGAATGACAAATGATGGGAATGATATTATTTTAGCAACAAATCAACTCGGACCTTTTCTTTTAACTAATCTTTTAATTCCACTTTTGAAAAGTTCATCAGATTCCCAACATGTTCGAATAGTAAATGTCAGTGCTGATTTATATACAATTGGAAAAATTGACTTTGGTAATATAAATTTAGGACTTACCAAGGAAAGCCCTTATCAGCAGATAATTCaacaatattcaaatacaaaattgatGAATGTATATTTTACAACAGAACTGAATAAAAGACTGAGATCCGAGGATCCAGAAAACAGTTCTATATCAACCTATGCTCTTCATCCTGGTGTGATTGCCAGTGAACTTGGTACAGGAGCAATCCATAATACCTTGATGAAGGTTGGCCACTTGATACTAAAAGCTTGCTTCATGCGTCCACTTTTTTATGGCTGCCAAACCATTTTGTACTGTTGCCTTCAAAAAGGACTCAAGGAAAAAAGTGGAGGGTATTTCTCAAATATGAGGATGAGACAATTAAAAGCAGTTGCAACAGATTCAGAAACTGGTCTGAAACTTTGGAAAGTATGTGAACAAATGACTGGATTAACTAAAGAAGAAGATTATTTTGCAAAAAGCGATTAA
- the LOC120329965 gene encoding uncharacterized protein LOC120329965 has translation MSTVSGSTTKSCMSERAKAEKRLRLANLRKQQILKQAELKRKQLELDSQTLAAEADAEEAQIEYDMLSSASHSRQGSVVDGSTFYGFEAQSSSEKVVKSTPITDHLKLLSQDDVADTSLPPPMKPSNVSDFDPEKANRILRQIFTPMAKDDKGCMLDPNVPFISNENQIPSPAKNLVSDIMHDHRFDASTNQHLIRLIPTEVPNVEPVNRSAAHEIKIESPGTIRSHAKMEYGMPDHTVHAMAQLTQALQGGMLNVANIIKQGLMFPHIKMTTFKGEILKYTEFVREFNTFIGSSQLDVAQKLNCLISNCEGSAKEAILSCGSLPAERGYELARSILHRNYGQRHLIIDAHMQLLTEGPSIKANDVNAWDELVTQARNCLIVFKEYDARCSLDDLTTLRKIVKRFPIQHLWKFAHIANEKYTNGDIVNFDTLLTFMETVSNVNRSGFGKLALETHKGKKYVDSPSQRGNRSVSSFLISEESSSKAPTADPKLSNATLRKPLRECVVCKSDHQLWRCEEFKKRKAKEMFEIVSRNKLCFNCLLPDHFASQCKSNYHCRAPGCNRRHHTLLHVNKKPDSVKPNGSTDVQSPQDVRSNEAGATTANEAGVTSTQLCATEVKPATFIRRKVVPVRVWGTDNQSYDTYGFIDDGSNVSIIKTELMKKLGLHGNSDPLVIKTLGGKIEHKSSPEVSLNIQGLNETRIIQMHGVRVLDDLPSDLECNIPSNSAMAKYEYLKDINFPNAKNAKVEVLIGVDVPEAHACYGMRRGSNSEPFAVHTGLGWALFGPDGKFHQPSVKHLDWIHLDNEELHVQMEQAFRNELKDSNVSGFDTLPSIEDKQALKIMNDSICKVNGRYQVKIPWRSSDIELPDNKQVAERRFENLQRRCVKDSGYYEKYKAKMDEYISKGYASKIEDQDLIHKKNTWYIPHHGVGGKFRIVFDASAKCNDISLNDNVLSGPPETSSLFGVLTRCREEKVLIIGDISAMYHQVLVAPEDRDSLRFLWWQDGDYNQPVAEYRWNVHIFGGSWAPSVCCYALRKVAVDNRDHMDKETLSAINENFYVDDLLRSEPTVEDAVHRIKDLSCLLDGSGFHLTKFLSSQPEVLETISEADRSPTTISFNFEENMSQKALGLLWDVSTDAFRFEVNIEQKPYTRRGLLAMQAQIFDPLGILGPFLLPMKRLLQQLCAENFTWDQQLPDKAIDLWKKWMVQLPEKEFLCQDGSRAPNMVIVQCSYLFTVSS, from the coding sequence ATGTCAACTGTTTCTGGATCAACTACTAAGTCATGTATGTCTGAAAGAGCAAAGGCAGAGAAGAGATTGCGACTTGCAAATCTGAGAAAGCAACAAATTCTGAAGCAAGCTGAGTTGAAACGTAAGCAACTTGAATTAGATTCTCAAACTTTAGCAGCCGAAGCAGATGCTGAAGAAGCTCAAATTGAGTATGATATGCTGTCAAGTGCTAGCCATTCAAGACAAGGTTCAGTTGTTGACGGGTCAACATTTTATGGATTTGAGGCTCAATCTAGTTCTGAGAAAGTTGTCAAGTCAACTCCGATTACTGATCATTTGAAGTTATTAAGTCAAGATGATGTGGCTGATACGTCACTTCCGCCTCCTATGAAACCATCAAATGTGTCGGACTTTGATCCAGAGAAAGCAAATAGAATCTTGCGGCAAATTTTTACTCCTATGGCAAAGGATGACAAAGGATGTATGTTGGATCCGAACGTTCCATTCATATCAAATGAGAATCAAATTCCATCACCTGCGAAGAATTTGGTGAGTGATATTATGCATGATCATAGATTTGATGCCAGTACAAATCAGCATCTCATTCGCTTGATTCCCACTGAAGTGCCGAATGTTGAACCTGTAAACAGGTCAGCAGCCCATGAAATTAAGATTGAGTCACCGGGTACTATAAGAAGCCATGCTAAGATGGAATATGGTATGCCGGATCACACTGTTCATGCGATGGCGCAGCTGACGCAAGCTTTACAGGGAGGAATGCTGAATGTAGCAAATATCATTAAGCAAGGTTTGATGTTCCCTCATATTAAGATGACAACATTTAAAGGAGAAATTCTTAAATATACAGAGTTTGTTCGAGAGTTCAATACTTTTATTGGTTCGAGTCAATTGGATGTTGCTCAGAAATTGAATTGTTTGATTTCCAATTGTGAAGGTTCTGCTAAAGAAGCAATATTGTCATGTGGTTCTTTACCTGCAGAAAGAGGTTATGAACTGGCACGAAGTATTTTGCATCGAAATTATGGTCAGAGGCATCTCATAATTGATGCACATATGCAATTACTTACTGAAGGTCCCTCAATAAAGGCAAATGATGTTAATGCATGGGATGAATTGGTCACCCAGGCACGGAATTGCCTCATTGTATTCAAGGAATATGATGCCAGATGTAGTTTGGATGATTTAACTACATTAAGAAAGATTGTAAAGAGATTTCCAATACAACATTTATGGAAATTTGCTCACATTGCTAATGAGAAGTACACCAATGGAGATATTGTCAATTTTGATACTCTTCTTACATTTATGGAGACAGTTTCAAATGTGAATAGATCTGGATTTGGTAAGCTTGCACTTGAGACACATAAAGGAAAGAAATATGTTGACAGTCCGAGTCAGCGGGGCAACCGCAGTGTGTCATCATTTCTTATTTCTGAAGAGTCATCTTCTAAAGCACCCACAGCTGATCCTAAGTTGAGTAATGCCACGTTGAGAAAACCACTACGAGAGTGCGTTGTGTGCAAATCTGATCATCAGTTGTGGAGGTGTGAAGAATTTAAGAAAAGGAAAGCCAAAGAGATGTTCGAGATTGTTTCCAGGAACAAGTTGTGTTTCAATTGTTTGCTTCCAGATCATTTTGCAAGCCAGTGCAAGTCAAATTATCATTGTAGAGCACCAGGTTGCAATAGAAGACATCACACACTGTTGCACGTTAATAAGAAGCCTGATTCAGTGAAACCAAATGGTAGTACAGATGTGCAATCACCTCAAGATGTGAGGTCTAATGAGGCCGGAGCTACGACCGCCAATGAGGCCGGTGTAACTTCGACTCAGTTGTGTGCTACTGAAGTTAAACCTGCCACCTTTATAAGAAGAAAGGTGGTTCCTGTGCGAGTATGGGGAACCGATAATCAATCATACGACACATATGGATTCATTGATGATGGCAGTAATGTTAGCATTATAAAAACTGAGCTTATGAAGAAACTTGGTTTACATGGCAACAGCGACCCACTCGTAATTAAGACGTTGGGTGGAAAAATTGAACATAAATCAAGTCCTGAAGTGTCACTGAATATTCAAGGACTCAATGAAACTAGGATTATTCAGATGCATGGAGTTCGAGTGTTGGACGATCTTCCCTCGGATTTGGAATGCAACATACCGTCTAATAGTGCGATGGCGAAATacgaatacttgaaagatatcaaTTTTCCAAATGCAAAGAATGCAAAAGTTGAAGTCCTGATTGGTGTAGATGTGCCTGAAGCTCATGCGTGTTATGGAATGCGACGTGGGAGTAATTCAGAGCCATTTGCTGTACATACTGGTCTTGGATGGGCATTATTCGGGCCGGATGGTAAATTTCATCAACCAAGTGTAAAACATCTTGATTGGATTCATTTGGATAATGAAGAATTGCATGTTCAGATGGAGCAAGCTTTTCGGAATGAATTAAAGGATTCTAATGTCAGTGGATTTGACACTTTACCATCTATTGAAGACAAACAGGCTTTAAAGATCATGAATGATTCAATTTGTAAAGTGAATGGAAGATATCAAGTCAAGATTCCATGGAGGTCATCTGATATCGAGTTGCCTGATAATAAGCAAGTTGCTGAAAGAAGATTTGAGAATTTACAGAGACGTTGTGTCAAAGATTCTggatattatgaaaaatataaagcCAAGATGGATGAATACATCTCTAAAGGATATGCTAGTAAAATTGAAGACCAAGATTTGATACACAAGAAAAATACATGGTATATTCCTCACCATGGGGTTGGAGGAAAATTTCGAATTGTTTTTGACGCGTCTGCCAAGTGTAACGATATATCATTGAATGACAATGTTTTAAGCGGACCACCGGAAACAAGTAGTTTGTTTGGTGTCCTTACAAGATGTCGCGAAGAGAAAGTTCTGATCATTGGTGATATTTCTGCAATGTATCATCAAGTTTTGGTTGCACCGGAAGACAGAGATTCTCTGCGGTTCCTTTGGTGGCAAGATGGAGATTACAATCAACCAGTTGCAGAGTATCGTTGGAATGTTCACATTTTTGGTGGCTCTTGGGCTCCTAGTGTATGCTGTTATGCCCTGAGGAAAGTTGCTGTCGACAATCGAGATCACATGGACAAGGAAACTTTAAGTGcaattaatgaaaatttttacgTCGATGATTTGCTTCGGTCAGAGCCAACCGTGGAAGATGCAGTTCATCGTATAAAGGATTTGTCCTGTCTTCTTGATGGTTCGGGATTTCATCTTACTAAGTTTTTGAGTTCTCAACCTGAAGTTTTGGAAACTATCTCTGAAGCAGATAGATCACCTACtacaataagttttaattttgaagaaaatatgtCACAGAAGGCATTGGGTTTACTGTGGGATGTATCTACTGATGCATTTCGTTTCGAAGTCAATATTGAGCAAAAACCATATACAAGACGTGGATTGTTAGCGATGCAAGCACAGATTTTTGATCCTCTTGGTATTTTGGGTCCTTTTTTGTTACCTATGAAGAGATTACTTCAACAATTATGTGCAGAGAATTTTACCTGGGATCAACAGTTACCTGATAAAGCTATTGATTTATGGAAAAAGTGGATGGTTCAACTTCCTGAAAAAGAGTTTCTATGCCAAGATGGTTCAAGGGCTCCAAATATGGTGATTGTACAATGCAGTTACCTATTTACAGTGTCATCTTGA
- the LOC120340569 gene encoding CCR4-NOT transcription complex subunit 7-like, protein MKMPGQNADDPILEVWASNVDEEFKKIRKLIHHYPYVSMDTEFPGVVARPIGEFRSNSDYQYQLLKCNVDLLKIIQLGLTFMNDKGETPPGISTWQFNFAFSLNEDMYAQESIDLLHESGIQFKQHEDEGVEPLYFAELLMTSGIVLMDNVKWVTFHSGYDFGYLLKILTNNNLPSEESEFFELIKIFFPNIYDVKYLMKSCKNLKGGLQEVAQQLEIERTGPQHQAGSDSLLTGQTFFKMREMFFEDHIDETKYCGHLYGLGSSYVQNGNPYSAEEFNKS, encoded by the exons ATGAAGATGCCTGGTCAGAATGCAGATGATCCAATCCTCGAAGTTTGGGCATCAAATGTTGACgaagaattcaaaaaaattaggaaGTTGATTCATCATTATCCTTATGTTTCTATG gACACAGAATTTCCTGGTGTTGTTGCAAGGCCAATTGGAGAGTTTCGAAGCAATTCAGACTATCAATATCAACTTTTAAAATGTAATGTCGatcttttgaaaataattcaactAGGATTGACTTTTATGAATGACAAGGGTGAAACTCCACCTGGAATATCAACATGGCAGTTCAACTTTGCTTTCAGTTTGAA CGAGGATATGTACGCCCAAGAATCAATTGATCTACTGCATGAAAGCGGAATTCAATTTAAACAACACGAAGACGAGGGAGTAGAACCTTTATATTTCGCAGAGCTGTTAATGACATCAGGCATTGTCCTCATGGATAATGTTAAATGGGTGACATTCCACAG TGGATATGACTTTGGATATTTATTGAAGATATTGACTAATAACAACTTGCCATCTGAAGAAAGCgaattttttgaattgattaaaatattttttccaaatatttatgatgttaaatatttaatgaaaagCTGCAAAAATTTGAAG GGTGGTCTTCAAGAAGTTGCTCAACAGTTAGAAATTGAAAGAACAGGACCACAGCATCAAGCTGGGAGTGATAGTCTACTTACAGGACAAACATTTTTCAAGATGAGGGAG ATGTTTTTTGAAGACCATATTGATGAGACCAAGTACTGTGGCCATTTATATGGCTTGGGCAGTAGTTATGTACAGAACGGTAATCCTTATAGTGCAGAAGAATTTAACAAAAGTTGA